A stretch of the Musa acuminata AAA Group cultivar baxijiao chromosome BXJ2-7, Cavendish_Baxijiao_AAA, whole genome shotgun sequence genome encodes the following:
- the LOC135616463 gene encoding transmembrane E3 ubiquitin-protein ligase FLY2-like encodes MGGSRRDKWFLRSTATAAAAVVVVLFGLVPPLVALRPLRERDSAADRGSWGDERLFLRSYESDLSPYSAWNITGTYKGRWNFVETTNGSSRLFDFGNSNGESVLELVSTSTKISGVHYVQGAVTFHDVFDSMHDHVFSKLRLEGVYIWPFRQLRMVASSGGDGKALQEEDYFLSNPYHLLGVFSSQVLQESHQDKIWRRKSLNYDVEKHCNIEIAAQVSCTSGQHVHGDHERYHLEGLLESPKVDDDGECFSPILLNATSLNTEVYYNKAVNYTLMVTFVSFLQVLLLIRQMEHSNTQSGAAKVSVIMIGQQAIMDAYLCLLHLTAGILVESLFNAFATAAFFKFVVFSIFEMRYLLAIWKASRPMNNGEGWETMRRELSVLYSRFYGILLGGILLMYELHNLLRPILFAMYSFWIPQIITNVIRDTRKPLHPHYIIGMTLTRAAIPLYVFGCPSNFLRMQVDRSWCIFLGLFMGLQALILLLQYFLGSRWFIPRQILPEKYCYYRKLENDTNQIADCVICMTGIDLLTQQRSNDYMVTPCDHFFHTGCLQRWMDIKMECPTCRRSLPPA; translated from the exons ATGGGTGGGAGTCGGAGAGACAAGTGGTTTCTTCGGAGTACGGCtacggcggcggcggctgtggtggTGGTGCTTTTTGGTCTGGTTCCACCTTTGGTGGCTCTAAGGCCCCTAAGGGAGAGGGACTCTGCAGCTGATCGGGGTTCTTGGGGTGATGAG CGACTTTTTCTTAGAAGCTACGAAAGTGACTTGAGTCCTTATTCTGCATGGAACATAACAGGAACATATAAAG GAAGATGGAACTTTGTAGAGACCACAAATGGATCCTCTAGGCTTTTTGATTTTGGGAATTCTAATGGTGAATCAGTTTTGGAGTTGGTGAGTACTTCGACAAAGATAAGTGGTGTACACTATGTTCAG GGAGCAGTCACTTTTCATGACGTGTTTGACAGCATGCATGATCATGTATTTTCCAAACTGAGATTAGAAGGAGTATATATTTGGCCCTTCAGGCAGCTTCGAATGGTAGCCAGTAG TGGAGGAGATGGCAAGgcacttcaagaagaagattactTTTTGTCCAATCCATATCACTTG CTTGGTGTgttttcttctcaagtacttcaaGAATCTCACCAAGATAAAATCTGGAGGAGAAAAT CTTTAAATTATGATGTGGAGAAACATTGTAATATAGAAATAGCTGCTCAAGTTTCCTGCACATCTGGCCAACATG TACATGGAGATCATGAACGTTATCATCTGGAGGGCTTATTGGAGAGTCCAAAGGTCGATGATGATGGGGAGTGCTtttcccccattttgttgaatgcTACCTCATTGAACACTGAGGTTTACTACAATAAAGCCGTTAATTATACACTGATGGTCACCTTT GTCTCTTTCCTTCAAGTTCTGCTGCTAATTAGACAAATGGAGCATAGCAATACCCAGTCT GGTGCTGCCAAGGTTTCTGTCATAATGATTGGACAACAAGCTATCATGGATGCATATCTCTGTCTTTTACATTTGACAGCAGGAATCTTAGTTG AGTCCCTATTCAATGCTTTTGCAACAGCAGCATTCTTCAAATTTGTTGTTTTCTCcatttttgagatgagatatcttcttGCCATATGGAAGGCAAGTAGACCTATGAATAATGGAGAAGGTTGGGAGACTATGAGGCGTGAACTGTCAGTTCTATATAGCCGCTTTT ATGGCATTCTTTTGGGAGGCATTCTATTGATGTATGAGCTGCACAATTTACTACGCCCCATTCTTTTTGCTATGTATTCTTTTTGGATACCCCAAATAATCACTAATGTCATTCGGGATACAAGGAAACCCCTGCACCCTCATTATATAATAGGCATGACTCTCACTCGGGCTGCAATTCCGTTATATGTATTCGGTTGCCCGAGCAACTTTTTGCGCATGCAGGTTGATAGAAGTTGGTGCATATTTTTGGGATTATTTATGGGATTGCAAGCATTGATTCTTCTGCTTCAGTATTTTCTTGGATCTCGGTGGTTTATTCCTCGTCAG ATCCTACCAGAGAAATATTGCTACTACCGGAAGCTCGAGAACGATACTAATCAGATTGCTGATTGTGTTATTTGCATGACTGGTATTGACCTCCTCACACAACAACGTTCCAATGACTACATG GTGACACCATGTGATCATTTCTTCCATACTGGATGCTTACAGAGATGGATGGATATTAAAATGGAATGCCCAACTTGCCGGCGTTCCCTGCCACCAGCATAG